A window from Streptomyces sp. NBC_00335 encodes these proteins:
- the hypE gene encoding hydrogenase expression/formation protein HypE produces the protein MTTSVDPTEFIVLDHGTGAKLSQDLVQLIAATLGDVYVGIMEDSAVLKIEGDRIAMTTDSFVIDPPFFGNGDIGKIAVCGTVNDLAVAGARPKYLTLGMILETGLPIPKLVQVLESIRDTAREAGVQIVGGDTKVVRKGEADQIYLNTAGVGVFEREPLTMTDVRPGDKVILSGPIGNHTVHLLSIREGLGFEQRVDSDCAPLNGLVDTVLSTVEAGAVRSMRDVTRGGLTAVLHEYAHKLGRTIRVAQDDLPIQHETAMAADMLGINPLHCANEGCLAVFVAPEAEADVLAALRSLPYGKHAVTIGEISEDTEALVLLRDKDGRETQLEELLGAELPRLC, from the coding sequence ATGACCACGAGCGTGGATCCCACCGAATTCATCGTCCTCGACCACGGCACCGGCGCGAAGCTCAGCCAGGACCTGGTCCAGCTGATCGCGGCGACCCTCGGCGACGTGTACGTCGGCATCATGGAGGACAGCGCGGTCCTCAAGATCGAGGGCGACCGCATCGCGATGACCACCGACTCCTTCGTGATCGACCCGCCGTTCTTCGGCAACGGGGACATCGGGAAGATCGCGGTCTGCGGCACCGTCAACGACCTGGCCGTGGCCGGCGCCCGGCCCAAGTACCTCACCCTCGGGATGATCCTGGAGACCGGACTCCCCATCCCCAAGCTGGTCCAGGTCCTGGAGTCGATCCGCGACACCGCCCGCGAGGCCGGCGTACAGATCGTCGGCGGGGACACCAAGGTGGTCCGCAAGGGCGAGGCCGACCAGATCTACCTGAACACCGCGGGCGTCGGGGTCTTCGAGCGCGAGCCGCTCACCATGACCGACGTGCGCCCCGGCGACAAGGTGATCCTCAGCGGCCCCATCGGCAACCACACGGTGCACCTGCTCTCCATCCGCGAGGGCCTCGGCTTCGAGCAGCGCGTGGACAGCGACTGCGCCCCGCTCAACGGGCTGGTGGACACCGTCCTGTCGACCGTGGAGGCCGGCGCCGTCCGCTCGATGCGCGACGTCACCCGCGGCGGGCTGACCGCCGTGCTCCACGAGTACGCCCACAAGCTCGGCCGCACCATCCGCGTCGCCCAGGACGACCTGCCCATCCAGCACGAGACCGCCATGGCCGCCGACATGCTCGGCATCAACCCGCTGCACTGCGCCAACGAGGGCTGCCTCGCGGTCTTCGTGGCCCCGGAGGCGGAGGCCGACGTACTGGCCGCCCTGCGCTCGCTGCCCTACGGCAAGCACGCGGTCACCATCGGCGAGATCTCCGAGGACACCGAGGCCCTGGTGCTGCTGCGCGACAAGGACGGCCGCGAGACCCAGCTTGAGGAACTCCTCGGCGCCGAACTGCCCCGGCTCTGCTGA
- the hypF gene encoding carbamoyltransferase HypF — MSTEQTVTERPEGITDADSAVSAVSAVDEWRIRVTGVVQGVGYRPFVYKLARELGLSGWVRNDPEGVLVEASGPVAALEEFAAGLSGRAPELARVDEVRPTRGLDRGTVPAGPFTIVHSEHTGARSALLPADTHVCGDCQAELRDPKDRRHRYPFINCTNCGPRYSIIQDLPYDRPMTTMATFTMCADCKAEYEDPMDRRYHAQPNACPDCGPRLLLRDREGNTAEGDEALLRAARVLADGGIAAMKSVGGFHLVVDATNADAVALLRSRKRRDSKPFAVMVRDLTTAQDLVELSEAEIDVLRSPARPILLARKRAGSLPESVAPRNPNLGIMLPSAPHHHLLLDEPGLEALVATSGNISGYPIAYRNEEALEQLFEIADVILYHDRDIEIRVDDSVVRLSDHPELDEPLLQFIRRARGYAPYPVDVGREVAPVVALGAELKTTVALTNGSQVFLSQHIGDLKNDETFAAHHRTARHLAQLYALKPEVTAHDMHPQFRSTRAALDDDGAGPALPTVEVQHHHAHMASCMAENHVSGTTLGVIFDGFGYGEDGTVWGGEFLLGDYAAYRRVGRMRGLPLIGGDQAVREPIRTGYALALDAFDGDADRALAGFPALAALDEQRRQVFATMAARGINSPPTSSMGRLFDGAAALAGVCAKAEYEAQGPIELEGLLDRDSAPEPQASYRFGAYEADGLTEVDPRPVIRAMAADIAGGLPVDRISRRFHTAVVEMVRERCKALREETGVNQVALSGGVFLNEFLLLNCLTGLTADGFDTYVHRLVPTNDGGIALGQVMVADARSHLRK, encoded by the coding sequence ATGAGCACCGAGCAGACCGTCACGGAGCGGCCCGAAGGGATCACGGACGCCGACAGCGCTGTCAGCGCTGTCAGCGCCGTCGACGAGTGGCGCATCCGCGTCACCGGCGTGGTCCAGGGCGTCGGCTACCGGCCGTTCGTCTACAAGCTGGCCCGTGAACTCGGCCTCTCCGGCTGGGTTCGCAACGACCCCGAGGGCGTGCTGGTGGAGGCGTCCGGACCGGTCGCCGCCCTGGAGGAGTTCGCGGCGGGCCTCAGCGGCCGCGCCCCCGAGCTCGCCCGGGTGGACGAGGTCCGGCCGACCCGGGGACTGGACCGCGGCACCGTGCCCGCGGGCCCGTTCACCATCGTGCACAGCGAGCACACCGGAGCCCGGTCCGCGCTGCTCCCGGCGGACACCCACGTCTGTGGCGACTGCCAGGCGGAACTTCGCGACCCGAAGGACCGCCGGCACCGCTACCCCTTCATCAACTGCACCAACTGCGGGCCCCGGTACTCCATCATCCAGGACCTGCCGTACGACCGTCCGATGACCACCATGGCCACCTTCACCATGTGCGCGGACTGCAAGGCCGAGTACGAGGACCCGATGGACCGGCGCTACCACGCGCAGCCCAACGCGTGCCCGGACTGCGGCCCCCGGCTGCTGCTCCGGGACCGCGAGGGGAACACGGCCGAAGGGGACGAGGCGCTCCTGAGGGCCGCCCGGGTCCTCGCGGACGGCGGGATCGCCGCGATGAAGAGCGTCGGCGGCTTCCACCTCGTGGTGGACGCGACCAACGCCGACGCCGTGGCGCTGCTGCGCAGCCGCAAGCGCCGCGACTCCAAGCCGTTCGCGGTGATGGTCCGCGACCTCACCACGGCGCAGGACCTGGTGGAGCTCTCCGAAGCGGAGATCGACGTCCTGCGCTCGCCGGCCCGTCCCATCCTGCTGGCCCGCAAGCGCGCGGGCTCCCTCCCGGAGTCCGTGGCCCCGCGCAACCCCAACCTGGGGATCATGCTGCCCTCGGCACCCCACCACCACCTGCTGCTGGACGAGCCCGGCCTCGAAGCGCTCGTCGCCACCAGCGGCAACATCTCCGGCTACCCCATCGCCTACCGCAACGAAGAGGCGCTGGAACAGCTCTTCGAGATCGCGGACGTGATCCTCTACCACGACCGCGACATCGAGATCCGCGTCGACGACTCGGTGGTCCGCCTCTCCGACCACCCCGAACTCGACGAGCCGCTCCTCCAGTTCATCCGCCGCGCCCGCGGCTACGCCCCCTACCCGGTGGACGTCGGCCGCGAGGTGGCCCCCGTGGTCGCCCTCGGCGCCGAACTGAAGACGACCGTGGCCCTCACCAACGGCTCCCAGGTCTTCCTCAGCCAGCACATCGGCGACCTCAAGAACGACGAGACCTTCGCCGCGCACCACCGCACCGCCCGGCACCTGGCGCAGCTGTACGCGCTCAAGCCGGAGGTCACGGCGCACGACATGCACCCGCAGTTCCGCTCCACCCGGGCCGCCCTGGACGACGACGGCGCCGGCCCCGCGCTCCCCACGGTGGAAGTCCAGCACCACCACGCCCACATGGCCTCCTGCATGGCGGAGAACCACGTGAGCGGCACCACCCTCGGCGTGATCTTCGACGGCTTCGGCTACGGCGAGGACGGCACGGTCTGGGGCGGGGAGTTCCTCCTCGGGGATTACGCCGCCTACCGCCGGGTCGGCCGGATGCGCGGCCTGCCGCTGATCGGCGGGGACCAAGCGGTGCGCGAACCCATCCGCACCGGGTACGCACTCGCCCTGGACGCCTTCGACGGGGACGCGGACCGGGCCCTCGCGGGCTTCCCCGCCCTCGCCGCCCTCGACGAGCAGCGCCGCCAGGTCTTCGCGACGATGGCGGCCCGCGGGATCAACTCCCCGCCCACCTCCAGCATGGGCCGGCTCTTCGACGGGGCCGCCGCCCTCGCCGGGGTCTGCGCCAAGGCCGAGTACGAGGCCCAGGGCCCGATCGAGCTGGAGGGGCTGCTCGACCGCGACTCCGCCCCGGAGCCGCAGGCCTCGTACCGCTTCGGGGCCTACGAGGCCGACGGACTGACCGAGGTCGACCCGCGGCCCGTGATCCGGGCCATGGCCGCCGACATCGCCGGCGGACTGCCCGTGGACCGGATCAGCCGCAGGTTCCACACGGCCGTCGTCGAGATGGTGCGCGAGCGCTGCAAGGCCCTGCGGGAGGAGACCGGGGTCAACCAGGTCGCCCTCTCCGGAGGCGTGTTCCTCAACGAGTTCCTGCTGCTCAACTGTCTGACCGGGCTGACCGCCGACGGTTTCGACACCTATGTCCACCGGCTCGTCCCGACCAATGACGGAGGAATCGCCCTCGGCCAGGTCATGGTCGCCGACGCCCGCTCACACCTGAGGAAGTGA
- a CDS encoding diaminobutyrate--2-oxoglutarate transaminase family protein, with translation MTTLTPDEMYTFVEARESGARTYANTFGKLLAEGHGARIRDGHGREYLDCLAAAGTLSLGHNHPGVLAAVGEYLTSGQVQQALDLTTPAKYEYLQALYERLPGTMADTFKTQFCGPAGTDATEAAIKLFKIATGRRTVISFHGAYHGMTAGALALTGNLGAKESVPSLMPDVHHLPFPYDYRCPFGIGGEAGIQAGLTYIERLLTDPESGITTPAAIFVEAVQGEGGVIPAPASWLRGLREITTRLDIPLVLDEIQAGFGRTGTMWAFEESGIEPDAVLVSKAAGGGFPLSLLLYHGKYDAWAPGAHAGTFRGNQIALVAGLAAMRVTEAEGLIEKAAAKGKLIATLLGRLAAGHPEIGQIRGRGLMWGIEIVDPAGPADRLGSLPADGARAKRIKRACLDHGLLLESGGRYGAVLRLLPPLVITDEEIHEMAAALEKALIDCA, from the coding sequence GTGACCACCCTCACGCCGGACGAGATGTACACCTTCGTCGAGGCGCGCGAATCGGGCGCCCGGACCTACGCCAACACCTTCGGCAAGCTCCTCGCCGAAGGCCACGGAGCACGGATCCGCGACGGGCACGGCCGCGAGTACCTGGACTGCCTCGCCGCGGCGGGCACCCTCTCGCTGGGGCACAACCACCCCGGCGTACTGGCCGCGGTGGGGGAGTACCTCACCTCCGGTCAGGTCCAGCAGGCACTGGACCTGACCACCCCGGCCAAGTACGAGTACCTCCAGGCGCTCTACGAGCGGCTGCCGGGCACCATGGCGGACACCTTCAAGACGCAGTTCTGCGGGCCGGCGGGCACCGACGCCACCGAGGCCGCCATCAAACTGTTCAAGATCGCCACCGGCCGCCGGACGGTGATCTCCTTCCACGGGGCCTACCACGGCATGACGGCGGGTGCCCTCGCCCTCACCGGCAACCTGGGCGCCAAGGAGTCCGTGCCCTCCCTGATGCCGGACGTCCACCACCTGCCCTTCCCCTACGACTACCGCTGCCCCTTCGGCATCGGCGGCGAGGCGGGCATCCAGGCCGGCCTGACCTACATCGAGCGGCTGCTCACCGACCCGGAGAGCGGCATCACCACACCGGCCGCGATCTTCGTCGAAGCCGTCCAGGGCGAGGGCGGGGTGATCCCGGCGCCGGCCTCCTGGCTGCGCGGCCTGCGGGAGATCACCACCCGGCTGGACATCCCGCTGGTCCTGGACGAGATCCAGGCCGGCTTCGGACGCACCGGCACCATGTGGGCCTTCGAGGAGTCCGGGATCGAACCGGACGCCGTCCTCGTGTCCAAGGCGGCCGGCGGCGGCTTCCCGCTGTCGCTGCTGCTCTACCACGGCAAGTACGACGCCTGGGCGCCCGGAGCCCACGCGGGCACCTTCCGCGGCAACCAGATCGCCCTGGTCGCGGGACTCGCCGCCATGCGGGTCACGGAGGCCGAGGGACTGATCGAAAAGGCCGCCGCCAAGGGCAAGCTGATCGCCACCCTGCTCGGCCGGCTGGCCGCCGGCCACCCCGAGATCGGCCAGATCCGCGGCCGGGGCCTGATGTGGGGCATCGAGATCGTCGACCCCGCGGGCCCGGCCGACCGGCTCGGTTCGCTGCCCGCCGACGGGGCCCGGGCCAAGCGCATCAAGCGCGCCTGCCTGGACCACGGGCTGCTGCTGGAGAGCGGCGGCCGGTACGGCGCCGTGCTCCGGCTGCTTCCGCCACTGGTGATCACCGACGAGGAGATCCACGAGATGGCAGCGGCGCTGGAGAAAGCTCTGATCGACTGCGCCTGA
- a CDS encoding MFS transporter: MTSTKTDRHVGDGLPAAGAEAATTAPAPARRPRRELAAATVGSVVEAYDWTIYGILAPYFAEALFPGTSPTAKLIAAYLGFALGFLVRPLGSVLIGRLTDTRGRRYGLTLTVGLIAAGSLFLAVIPGYASIGLAAPLLVVGARLVQGLSVGAENPSVAAYVTETAPAGRRYFYSAVSYGGVVLGSALSFVVMSVLLGVFGESGVEDGAWRYGFVFGGLLGLTALWIRRGAAESGVFTAAAGETASKAEAKAPGEPTGKAAGKAAAKAAAKAKAPSPWPVLRAHLGRLAVVFAITSGATTTFYFVTVDFPSYAESAGAATKEETSAALLLGMVALLAAMLGGGKAADRFGALPVLRLGFAGLALGTVPLLLAMTSGQVPVPVVTVVLLFLLGLPLAVSNVFAGQLFPPAVRAVAVGLPTAAAISLFGGTFPMLAELLRSAGHNAWLPWWPALTAAAALAASWAVQEHPGREHPDREHPGREHPVSVTPHA; the protein is encoded by the coding sequence ATGACCAGCACTAAGACCGACCGTCACGTGGGGGACGGCCTCCCCGCGGCCGGTGCGGAGGCGGCCACCACTGCCCCCGCGCCGGCCCGGCGCCCCCGCAGGGAACTGGCCGCCGCCACCGTCGGATCGGTCGTGGAGGCCTACGACTGGACCATCTACGGCATCCTCGCCCCCTACTTCGCCGAGGCACTGTTCCCCGGCACCTCGCCCACCGCCAAACTCATCGCCGCCTACCTGGGCTTCGCCCTCGGCTTCCTGGTCCGCCCGCTGGGCAGCGTGCTCATCGGCCGGCTCACCGACACCCGCGGCCGGCGCTACGGACTGACCCTCACCGTCGGCCTGATCGCCGCCGGCTCGCTGTTCCTGGCCGTCATACCGGGCTACGCCTCCATCGGACTGGCGGCTCCGCTGCTGGTGGTCGGGGCCCGGCTCGTGCAGGGCCTGTCGGTCGGGGCGGAGAACCCGAGCGTGGCCGCGTACGTCACCGAGACCGCGCCGGCCGGGCGCCGCTACTTCTACAGCGCCGTCTCCTACGGGGGCGTGGTGCTGGGCAGCGCGCTCTCCTTCGTCGTGATGAGCGTCCTGCTCGGGGTGTTCGGGGAGAGCGGAGTCGAGGACGGCGCCTGGCGCTACGGCTTCGTCTTCGGCGGACTGCTCGGGCTGACCGCCCTGTGGATCCGGCGCGGGGCGGCGGAGAGCGGGGTCTTCACGGCCGCGGCGGGGGAGACGGCCAGCAAGGCGGAGGCCAAGGCACCGGGGGAGCCGACGGGCAAGGCAGCGGGCAAGGCGGCAGCGAAGGCGGCAGCGAAGGCCAAGGCGCCGAGCCCCTGGCCGGTGCTGCGGGCCCATCTCGGGCGGCTCGCCGTGGTGTTCGCCATCACCTCCGGGGCCACCACCACCTTCTACTTCGTCACCGTCGACTTCCCCTCGTACGCCGAGAGCGCCGGTGCCGCCACCAAGGAGGAGACCTCCGCCGCACTGCTCCTCGGCATGGTGGCGCTCCTCGCGGCCATGCTCGGCGGCGGCAAGGCGGCCGACCGGTTCGGCGCCCTGCCCGTGCTGCGCCTCGGCTTCGCCGGGCTCGCCCTGGGCACCGTGCCGCTGCTGCTGGCCATGACCTCCGGACAGGTGCCCGTCCCCGTCGTCACGGTGGTCCTGCTCTTCCTGCTGGGCCTCCCGCTCGCGGTGAGCAACGTCTTCGCGGGGCAGCTGTTCCCGCCCGCGGTGCGCGCCGTCGCCGTCGGCCTGCCCACCGCGGCCGCGATCAGCCTGTTCGGCGGCACGTTCCCGATGCTCGCGGAACTCCTGAGATCGGCGGGGCACAACGCCTGGCTGCCGTGGTGGCCCGCACTGACCGCCGCGGCGGCGCTGGCCGCCTCATGGGCCGTACAGGAACACCCCGGGCGCGAGCACCCAGATCGCGAACACCCAGGTCGCGAACACCCCGTGTCCGTAACCCCTCATGCCTGA
- a CDS encoding amidohydrolase, which produces MTALLEGLDSLMPALEADYRELHTHPELAFQEKRTAALVAERLAAQGGWEITTGVGRTGVVAVLNNGDGPVVMLRADMDALPVKEATGLPYASTETATDEAGTEVPVMHACGHDLHVAALIGSCALFARNRGAWSGTVVAVFQPGEESGYGAREMVEDGLFERFPRPDVILGSHVGPGPVGLIATLPGTVMGATDSITVKLFGRGGHGSKPEAAVDPVVMAASLVLRLQTIVSREISAQEPVVVTIGKLHAGTTAAVIPDTAELGINVRTSSAPVREKVLAAIERLARAESAAAGATADPEITSVYHLPMTVNDTASAERVAEAHREHFGAGAVMTMGPTTASEDFGLLATAAQVPSVYWFYGGLDPQTFGEAFAAGKLEELPQNHSSTFAPVAGPALSIGVRTMATAALPWLAAAADSAPDADAGEGGETA; this is translated from the coding sequence ATGACTGCACTGCTCGAAGGTCTCGACTCGCTGATGCCGGCGCTGGAGGCCGACTACCGAGAACTGCACACCCACCCCGAACTCGCCTTCCAGGAGAAGCGGACGGCGGCCCTCGTCGCCGAGCGGCTGGCCGCCCAGGGCGGCTGGGAGATCACCACCGGCGTCGGCCGCACCGGCGTGGTCGCGGTCCTGAACAACGGCGACGGACCGGTGGTCATGCTGCGCGCCGACATGGACGCGCTGCCCGTCAAGGAGGCCACCGGGCTGCCCTACGCGAGCACCGAGACCGCCACCGACGAAGCGGGCACCGAGGTCCCGGTGATGCACGCCTGCGGCCACGACCTGCACGTGGCCGCGCTGATCGGGTCCTGCGCCCTGTTCGCCCGTAACCGCGGAGCCTGGAGCGGCACCGTCGTCGCCGTCTTCCAGCCGGGCGAGGAGAGCGGCTACGGAGCCCGCGAGATGGTCGAGGACGGGCTCTTCGAGCGTTTCCCGCGCCCCGACGTGATCCTCGGCTCGCACGTGGGACCCGGTCCCGTGGGCCTCATCGCGACCCTGCCGGGCACGGTCATGGGCGCCACCGACTCCATCACCGTCAAGCTCTTCGGGCGCGGCGGCCACGGTTCCAAGCCCGAGGCGGCCGTCGACCCCGTGGTGATGGCGGCCTCGCTCGTGCTGCGGCTCCAGACGATCGTCTCCCGCGAGATATCCGCCCAGGAACCGGTGGTGGTCACCATCGGCAAACTGCACGCCGGCACCACGGCCGCGGTCATACCCGACACGGCCGAGCTCGGCATCAACGTGCGCACCAGCTCCGCACCGGTTCGCGAGAAGGTCCTCGCGGCCATCGAGCGCCTCGCGCGCGCCGAATCGGCCGCCGCGGGCGCGACCGCCGACCCGGAGATCACCTCGGTCTACCACCTGCCGATGACCGTCAACGACACCGCGAGTGCCGAGCGGGTGGCCGAAGCCCACCGCGAGCACTTCGGGGCCGGCGCCGTCATGACGATGGGCCCGACCACCGCCAGCGAGGACTTCGGCCTCCTCGCCACCGCCGCCCAAGTCCCCTCGGTGTACTGGTTCTACGGCGGCCTCGACCCGCAGACCTTCGGCGAGGCCTTCGCCGCCGGCAAGCTGGAGGAGCTCCCGCAGAACCACTCCTCCACCTTCGCGCCGGTCGCCGGACCCGCGCTCTCCATCGGCGTCCGCACGATGGCGACGGCCGCCCTGCCCTGGCTCGCCGCCGCCGCTGACTCCGCGCCCGACGCCGACGCGGGTGAGGGGGGCGAGACGGCATGA
- a CDS encoding ATP-grasp domain-containing protein, with amino-acid sequence MSAADRPHLIVLHRWRDTHAHYADYLDHDAAHVTYVSTELGRASLPEAAAAVTTVGLTDDLPAVRAAVTGLVARFGTPARLIALNEGDLDTAALIREEFAIPGQHTAELAVFRDKLTMCRTAEAAGLPVPAFAPAPDPAAVLAFGEAHGWPLVVKPHRGTASRGVVQIDSAAELAALTGLAAALAAEPYLVQSYVEGPILHIDGLWEGDSLGSWTVSRYVGGTCADFTQGTWLGSVEEDEPGLLKEVEAFAAAVGPALGGSQPWVFHLEAFVTPAPDGGPALVFLECGARVGGGEIPFTWRDVHEVDLMAAAVDIQLGLTPVLPPLKTGEVGGYLLLPLPVPAPCRIEAAGWVREPAPGRLPYAVKHTPVGSTAPAISGYEHVGTRFRFRGASTREVEAAITESADSFRLTCVPVGAPPAAAGPADRTD; translated from the coding sequence ATGAGCGCCGCCGACCGGCCGCACCTGATCGTCCTGCACCGCTGGCGGGACACCCACGCGCACTACGCCGACTACCTCGACCACGACGCCGCCCACGTCACCTACGTGAGCACCGAGCTCGGCCGCGCCTCGCTGCCGGAAGCCGCCGCCGCGGTGACCACCGTCGGGCTGACCGACGACCTGCCCGCCGTCCGCGCCGCCGTCACCGGGCTCGTGGCCCGCTTCGGGACCCCGGCGCGGCTGATCGCCCTCAACGAGGGGGACCTGGACACGGCCGCGCTGATCCGCGAGGAGTTCGCGATCCCCGGCCAGCACACCGCCGAACTGGCCGTGTTCCGCGACAAGCTGACCATGTGCCGCACCGCCGAGGCCGCCGGACTGCCGGTGCCCGCCTTCGCCCCCGCCCCCGATCCGGCCGCCGTCCTCGCCTTCGGCGAGGCCCACGGCTGGCCGCTGGTCGTCAAACCGCACCGCGGCACCGCCAGCCGCGGCGTGGTCCAGATCGACTCCGCCGCCGAACTGGCCGCGCTGACCGGGCTGGCCGCGGCGCTCGCCGCCGAGCCGTACCTCGTCCAGAGCTACGTGGAGGGGCCGATCCTGCACATCGACGGCCTGTGGGAGGGCGATTCGCTCGGCAGCTGGACCGTCTCGCGCTACGTGGGCGGCACCTGCGCCGACTTCACGCAGGGCACCTGGCTCGGCTCCGTGGAGGAGGACGAACCCGGGCTCCTGAAAGAGGTCGAGGCCTTCGCCGCCGCGGTCGGCCCCGCCCTCGGCGGCTCCCAGCCCTGGGTCTTCCACCTGGAGGCCTTCGTCACCCCCGCCCCCGACGGCGGGCCCGCGCTGGTCTTCCTGGAGTGCGGTGCCCGGGTGGGCGGCGGGGAGATCCCCTTCACCTGGCGCGACGTCCACGAGGTCGACCTGATGGCCGCCGCCGTGGACATCCAGCTCGGCCTGACCCCCGTCCTGCCGCCGCTCAAGACCGGCGAGGTCGGCGGCTACCTGCTGCTCCCGCTCCCGGTGCCCGCTCCCTGCCGGATCGAAGCGGCCGGCTGGGTACGGGAACCCGCGCCCGGCCGGCTCCCGTACGCCGTCAAGCACACCCCGGTCGGCTCCACGGCCCCGGCGATCAGCGGCTACGAGCACGTCGGCACCCGCTTCCGCTTCCGCGGCGCCTCCACCCGGGAAGTCGAGGCGGCCATCACCGAGTCCGCCGACTCCTTCCGCCTGACCT